One window of Papaver somniferum cultivar HN1 chromosome 9, ASM357369v1, whole genome shotgun sequence genomic DNA carries:
- the LOC113313898 gene encoding uncharacterized protein LOC113313898, with product MVRFATRLSAPYPSVKKLVWSLLIFVSGMLFGLIATTSSQKLDLFDLFGFGANVEGRIADENLFRSASMVLKKHEYPYTVVPKVAFLFLTRGPLPLTPLWERFFHGHEDFFSVYVHTVPGYKLNVSKSSPFYDREIPSQDTQWGSITLTDAEKRLLANALLDVSIERFVLLSESCIPLHDFSTIYKYLTESAHSFVDSYDNPGITAGGRYNRRLIPYIMLSDWRKGAQWFEMNRFLALRIISETKYYPQFKKYCRRHCYPDEHYMPTYVAMFFPTLNANRTLTWVDWSRGGGHPSTYGGADIKERFLQSIRNRWKCQYNYGETTTCYLFARKFSHSALEPLLSLASSTVMKY from the exons ATGGTTCGATTTGCTACGCGTTTGAGTGCACCGTATCCAAGTGTGAAGAAACTAGTTTGGTCATTGTTGATATTTGTATCGGGCATGCTATTTGGATTAATAGCAACGACTTCATCACAGAAACTTGATCTGTTtgatctatttggttttggtgcaAATGTGGAGGGACGTATTGCTGATGAAAATCTTTTTCGGAGTGCTTCGATGGTGCTGAAGAAACATGAATATCCATATACAGTTGTTCCCAAAGTTGCCTTCCTTTTTTTGACGCGTGGTCCTTTACCACTGACACCACTGTGGGAAAGATTTTTTCATGGTCATGAAGATTTTTTCTCAGTGTATGTTCACACAGTACCAGGTTACAAGCTTAACGTTTCGAAGTCGTCTCCATTTTATGACAGAGAAATTCCTAGTCAG gaTACTCAATGGGGAAGCATTACCTTAACAGATGCAGAAAAGCGGCTTTTAGCCAACGCCCTCCTCGACGTTTCAATTGAGCGATTCGTCCTTCTCTCTGAGTCTTGCATTCCCTTGCATGATTTCTCCACTATATACAAGTACCTCACAGAATCTGCGCACAGCTTCGTCGACTCATATGATAATCCTGGTATTACAGCGGGTGGTCGTTACAATCGTAGATTGATACCGTACATCATGCTTTCTGATTGGCGGAAGGGAGCACAATGGTTCGAAATGAACCGATTTCTAGCATTAAGGATTATCTCTGAGACCAAATACTACCCACAATTTAAGAAATACTGCAGGCGACATTGCTACCCGGACGAACATTACATGCCGACTTACGTTGCTATGTTCTTTCCCACCTTAAATGCAAACCGCACTTTAACATGGGTTGACTGGTCAAGGGGTGGAGGACATCCGTCAACTTATGGTGGTGCTGATATTAAAGAAAGATTTCTTCAATCTATAAGGAACAGGTGGAAGTGCCAATATAATTACGGGGAAACAACTACTTGTTACTTGTTTGCGAGAAAGTTCTCTCATTCTGCCTTGGAGCCCCTATTATCACTAGCATCATCAACAGTGATGAAATATTGA